DNA sequence from the Methanocella sp. genome:
CATCTTCTCGGCAAATGCCTTGATGTCCTTGGCGTCGCCCCTGAGCGTGAGGATCTCCAGGCAGTTATGCTCGTCTATGTGGACGTGGACCGAGGACTGCGTGAGCTCGCTGTTGTCGTGCTGGATGTCGATTATATTGTTGACAAGGCCACGCTGATCGTGGTCATAGAGGAGCGATATGATGCCGATACGGTCGCCATGGACCTCGCTCATCCACTCGTAATTCAGAATATAGTTGCGGATGGCGTCCCGGATGCCCTCGGACCGGGAGGAGTAGCCCCGCTTCGTGATGATCTCGTCGAACCTGCCTAAGAGATTATCCGGTAAGGATACGCCGATGCGCATGAGTTCCTGTTCCATTGTTGTCACGCTCGATACGATATAACATTAATTTTTAATAAAATATTACTTATGACATAAAATATCTTTTGTTCCATGCTAAAGACGCCATTTGTTAATTTTAACCCTTTTAATTTTTGTATTATCCCTGATTTAGTAACAATAAATTAAAAATTCAGATTATTAAGTGTTAAAAAAAGCAAAATATTTATGCGATAATAACATTTTACCATTAAGGAGATATCGGATGAAGATCGCAGTGTGTGGAAAAGGCGGCTGCGGCAAGAGCACGGTTTCGGCGCTTCTCGCGAGGGAAATGGCCGTCCGGGGCTTAAACGTCCTAGTCGTCGACCTGGACGAGTCCAACTACGGCCTCCACCGGCAGCTCGGGATGGAGGAGCCCGCCGACTTTATCGGCCATTTCGGCGGCAAGGAAGCGGCCACGAAGAAGATCGTCGAATATTACACGGACCGGTCAAAGCCGCCGTTCGAGATGAACTGGTCGATCGCCACGTTGCCTTCGGCATACGTCGTCGAGAAGGACGGTATACGCCTCATGGCCGTGGGCAAGATCCACGACTTCGGCGAGGGCTGCGCCTGCACGATGGGGTCGCTCTCCGAGCTGCTTTTTAAGAATCTGGCGCTGGGCGAAAAGGACGTCGTCATCGCGGACACCGAGGCGGGCATCGAGCACCTGGGCCGCGGCATCGAGGCCGGCTTCGACCACATCCTCGTCATCGTCGACCCCTCCTACGAGTCGCTCCGGCTCTCGCGCAAGATCGAGGCCATGGTAGGCGGTAACGGGACGAAGGTCCACTTCGTGCTGAACAAGATGGACGAGGACATTAAAAAACAGGTGCTCGGGTGGTTTGAAGGCAAGCACGTCGTAGCCGTGATACCCGAGGACAAGGGGTTGTTCCGGGCCACGCTCGAAGGGCGGGCGCTGGACATGAAAATACCGGAGCTCGGGGCGCTGGCCGATTCCCTAAATTAATTTTTTACACGAGATCTTCCGGCGATATCGTGGTCAGCCGGACGTGCTTAACTCCCTTGAGCGACATCAGCTTATCGACAAAGCGTTTTATGCTATCGCCTTCTCCCCGCACGACGATGACGTCCATACAATTATCCGTATCCAGGTACTTGTGGACCGTCGTCAGGGTCAGGCCGGCGTACTCGTGCTTGACCCGCACGAGGCCCGAAACCATGGCCCGATGGTCTTCTCCATATACGAAGGAGATGATGCCGATCCGCTCCCCGTGGACCTCGCTCATCCATTCCTCATACCGGATGTAATTTCGGATGGCGTCCCGGATGCCCTCGGACCGCGAGGAATATCCCAGGCTGCCGATGATCGCGTCGAAGCGTCCCATGAGCTGTTCCGGGACGGAAATACCTATGCGCATCAGATCCTGCATCGTGCGTCGACTCCCATTCAGCGTTTTTAATATAAGCGCAAGGGGACATTTTTGTTATGAGGTGAACGATTGGATGAAACTTAATTTATATCTTATTTCGGGTGGTTATCCTGTCTATCCTCTTGCGCTAATATTACAAATATAAAATAATGTATTACTTAGTATTAAATATTTCTATAATGGTCATATAAAGCGAACATTTATTTTATTAATCAACGAT
Encoded proteins:
- the nikR gene encoding nickel-responsive transcriptional regulator NikR encodes the protein MEQELMRIGVSLPDNLLGRFDEIITKRGYSSRSEGIRDAIRNYILNYEWMSEVHGDRIGIISLLYDHDQRGLVNNIIDIQHDNSELTQSSVHVHIDEHNCLEILTLRGDAKDIKAFAEKMMSLKGVKHVKLTTITPGAEL
- a CDS encoding P-loop NTPase, with the translated sequence MKIAVCGKGGCGKSTVSALLAREMAVRGLNVLVVDLDESNYGLHRQLGMEEPADFIGHFGGKEAATKKIVEYYTDRSKPPFEMNWSIATLPSAYVVEKDGIRLMAVGKIHDFGEGCACTMGSLSELLFKNLALGEKDVVIADTEAGIEHLGRGIEAGFDHILVIVDPSYESLRLSRKIEAMVGGNGTKVHFVLNKMDEDIKKQVLGWFEGKHVVAVIPEDKGLFRATLEGRALDMKIPELGALADSLN
- the nikR gene encoding nickel-responsive transcriptional regulator NikR, whose product is MQDLMRIGISVPEQLMGRFDAIIGSLGYSSRSEGIRDAIRNYIRYEEWMSEVHGERIGIISFVYGEDHRAMVSGLVRVKHEYAGLTLTTVHKYLDTDNCMDVIVVRGEGDSIKRFVDKLMSLKGVKHVRLTTISPEDLV